The Anas acuta chromosome 9, bAnaAcu1.1, whole genome shotgun sequence sequence GATGGTCTGAGAAagttcttggttttgtttttctttcctttatagATCTCTGTAGCACAGCACATTAGGTTTAACACTTGAAAATCCTTGGTATAGATGAACAGGACATGTGatagaaaactggaaaactacACTATATCTGATAAGTGCCAGAAAGActtgattttggggtggtttttgtTGCTACTGAGTGGGCGTGAGAAGGAAACTACTATCCTGTACACTGTGATCCTATCAGTGTAGGCAACAAAACAGTAATCTGTATAACTTCCTGGACTATAGCAAATGCAAACAGATCTTTTGTAGCAATTGTCAAATGGAGCACTGGTGTTATAAACCCTACTTTAAATTTGCAAAATGGGTAATAATTTGCCAGAACATCAAAAGCATCCAATTTCCTACATGTAACAGGTGTCAACTCTTACCTATTTGATTTCATACTATGCATGCATGAAATGCGGAATGGCATCTGTGCATATATTTGGTTTAATTCCAGTTTGCTGAATGCTTGCACTGTTGCATGCAGATGTAGATCactttttgttcttatttatatatgttatgTCAATGTTCTGATTTTCACTTGAATTTATTCAATGTATTTCAATAAATGGAGGAGTTTCATTACATCTGAATTCAAAtatattaagaagaaataatgGTTAAAGGTGGTCGTTTAATCTGCATCAACCAGTCTTATCTTTAAATTGTTGCTAGCTTACAAGAACTACTTTTCTTATGCAAATACTAAAATCCATATTTATGCGCACTTCTGTTTATTGATTACTGTCTGGAACTAGAGTACtgacatttttaatagaaaccTGTTATAAATGGCAGAAGGCATAAATACATACAAGTAGCAATACTTACACTGCTTAATTAGTCAGAAGACAAGTGGGGACATTGTCCTTGAGTAACCAGTCAGAAAGTAAAAATTTTTACGAAGTGACTATAGCAGCAATAAAAGCTTGCTTGCTCACCAGCCTAGCACAGTTGGAGACTTACTTTAATTAGTGAACGTGCTAAGTTTTTCTATTCAAGTAGTGTAGTTATGAGGGAGGCTGGTCTTTCTGCTGAGGTTGTTTAACTTAGTATATTTTGTCCCCATCAGTTACAACTGTTTTCACAGTGATATCCATTGGGAAAAGTAGAGTTAAATATCACTAAATTGAGATAGTCTTCTTAGTATTTTCCTCTTACaggtctcattttttttttctgtcagcatCTTACAAGATTCACCAGTATGTTCATTAAAACATAATTCCAGTTTTTAAACTCTGTAACACCAGAATAACTAAGGAGACAGAGATCTAGAGTGACAGCATGTTAAGTAGTCTTCTATCATTACAATTTTCGTTGGTGAATGAACAAATGATGTAATCAGATATGAGCATTAGTCACTTTCAGAATAGTACTGGTGAATTGTGTGCTGTGTAGCTAATCGTTTAGTGCAAACAGTAATTTTTGCTTTACCTTCGTATTCTTATATTTACAAGGGAGTGAAATAGCCAGCTCAACATTTACCTTATCTCTACATATTACAGAAGCATGGTCAGGCAAAAATTTGGATTTTCAGGTAAGTGTCCTCAGGTGATCACAGTTCCCAAAAGCTCCATACAGCAAGGCCGACATTCAGAACATCTTTGATTTactatagagaccaaaaggGGCCTCAAACTTGCTGAGGGACACAAAGATAAAGTTAATCGCTTGGAATAGTGGAAAGCTTTTGACCATTCAGTAGTAGTGTAGCTAGAGGGCAAAACTGACTGGGGCCAATCTAGCTTACTCCTCATTAATGACCTGGATAATCAGACAGTGCACCTTGAGCAAGTTTGTGGAAGATAGAAAGCAGGAGGAGTGGTTGATGTGCCAGGTGGATCCTCACCACAAATGGTGTGCCACACCATTTGGAAGGACCTTGACGTATTGGTTTGATGGGCTGATGAGGATCTGCTGAAATTCAACAATGGGAGAGCATAACCACACGCCTCAGTGAGGCTGGTGATTGCCTGGCtgaagagcagccctgcagaaaaggtCCTTAGGGTGATGATGACCACAAGGCAGCAGTGTAACTTTGCAGCACAGAGGGCTGCATTAGGAAGAGCATTCCCtgtaggtcgagggaggtggtCCTTgccctctactcagcactgggGAGACCACTTCTGGAGCAGCATACCCAGTTCTGAGCTTCGTGGTACAGGACAGACATGGACATTCTGGAGTTAGCCCAGTGAAGTGCTACTAAGATGATTAAGAGATCGAAGTATCTGTCATACAAAGAGAGGCTGAGCCAGTAGGAGTTCTTTAGCACATAGAAGACAAGGCTCGGAGGGGCCTGAGCACTGTGTACAGGCAGCTGatgggagggaagaaagaagacaggACATCACTCTTCTCACTGGTTTCCAGTGACAGGAACAACGTTCTTTCTTATCTTTCAGTGAAATTTCTTGTGTTTCAATTTATTACTGTGGGTATAGTCAgacagtggaacaggttgccctgTTTTGAATTGAATTGAAGATCTGAACTGTCCATCCtttggagatgttcaaaaccCAGGTGGGCGCTGCTGAGCAGCCTAGATTTTAGTAGAGGGGGTGAGCTAATTATCTCCAGAAGTCCATCCAAACTTAGCTATTCAGTGATCTTTTTATCTCAAAAACTTACTTCAGTTCAGACTCTCTTTGTATTTACTCTAGCAAAAGATCTAGGAATACTGTCATGTTGGTTTAGCTCTGAATTTCTAAGATATAGAGAGAAGTCACTAAATGAGAATGcaaatgtttcttgttttttttttttttttgtttgtttgttttgttttttgttttttttttttttttaggacccGTGGCTCCCTCACTGCATGGGGAAATAAGAATTTGGATGGATTGCAGTGACAAATACATGACTAAAATGAAAGTCTGGGTATTTAGGCCATTCATCTgggacaggaaaataattgaaTCTAGATCTTTTAAGTCTCACCAAGCACTATTTCCTAGCTTCTGGAatcatcttcctcctccaatgaatattttaatttttttaattggaacaATTTAAGAGAACAATGGGGATAATTAATCTCTATATAACCTGTAACCtgagaaatgaaattttgaGTTATTGGTTTTGTTAATCAAAGGAGAAAGCTGAGTCTGAAGAACTCTGAAATCCTAAAAATGTttggggggggagcaggagTTTGTCATTTGTGTGCCTTTATAACAGGACTTCATATTTCACACCAACTGGCTTTCTTCAGCATCACCCAGAGCTTTCTCATTGAGCTTTCTCATTGTATCATATGAGTCTGTATTTCTATAACTTCAGATATAGATTAAATTAAGGGAAGGTTTGagtccttaaaagaaaaagatggctGAAAAATGGCCTGAAAAGATGGCTTACCATATGacaaactgcaaatattttcttcatacaaTGTAAATAGCACTATGCGTCTAATACTCTACTATCCAAATTAATTATGACAATAGATATTTCCATAATAATTTGTTGTAAATTTatcacttaaatattttaattagttaaaaaaaaatgctcagacTTTTTACCTAAAGCCTCGGTTGGATGCTGCTGTTCTTTGGTTTTGGTTCTGCTCATTGTTTCTTCTTATCtctttcatgaagaaatgtCAGCAGAGTTAGAAATGTGGTATTCAGTTGCTTTAACACTTGAGCCTCCAAATAACATCAAGAATGAAATGTGTCCATGGTAACCAGGATGCACTAGTAATACCTTccattccttcctctttttaatCTATGCAAAATTGATGAGCATTACAAAATTATGCAATATTATCTTTGAATTAACTATGTGCCAGCAAATTAACAGGGTAACTATAGTTATGTCCTGTGTACATAAGGAAGTTTTTTAATAGAATACTGGTTTTGACAGCTTGTTCTATTGTGAATCAAAAAATGCCTAGAAATGCATCATGGTGTTTATGTAactacttaaatattttgccttttctcttcctctgtgtgTTGGCCTGGTGTTCCTATTCTGACAGATAGTTGTGTAGCACTGTGCACCTCGGTACAACAGTGACAAAGATCAGAGATTACTGAGCtacttatttttataattttgaaGTGTTGGcatatttcagtattaaaatgCTTTGCAATTTAGTATTGTACGATAAAGTTTTGTAAACATCTACtggaattgttttaaaaatatgacatatttaatttataaaggTATTGACTTAGTGTTCCATTTCATGGCTGGATCGTATGAAGTTAAAATCTCATTTAATggtttattctctctctctgtttgaATGAAATACCTTATTGTACACTTCTATATATATGAACCTATATTATGTATAAATACTCATacacaataataaaatatatatatactaccTAGAAAAGTTTGTCTTGTTAACACCAGTGCAGAATTTAGGCAAGCATCTGTTAGCTATGTATACTTAATTTTATTGCACTATGCATCCTAGACTGAAaagtattaatgtattttataattaatcATAACAAATTGTAATCTGTTGTGCAACatgatttatttaatgaattAGACTTCTCACATAGTGCATAGCTAAATCTATAAGGTTATACAGAAAATGAATCAAGAATGTCAGTAGGTGTTAAAGTTCAGAAGTTGAAAAGTATCATCATCATTAATAATTTTTGGCAGGTGGTTTAGGGGTAGAGgcactattttcttttttagttaCACTTGCTATTTCTGTTCCAGGAAGGGGTCTTGGATTTTtagtttgcttgcttgtttgtaaTGGTGGTTGTCTGTTTTGGTGgtagttctgtttttcttgtttttaaataaatggcaCTTCCAACAAtacaaagaaaagatgaagaaaaggcatgttaaatggttttcttttctcctttagcAATGATCCTTCCCTATTTCTTGCATACCATTTTGAAGGGTATGCAAGCTGAGGAACGTGAGGAAAGAtgccttttatttctccatttgtGTATCAGTTTTGTTCTGACCTTGTTCTCACCTACTGTTTTCCACAAATAAGCGTGGAAGTAGCCTCACGTGCTGATTCTTTCTACACTGCTAGAGATAAAAAGAGCTTTTGGAAGTACAGTACAGTAGTTTGCTGTCGTTATCCCTGTGGAGGGCTACAAAAGTACTAGTTCTGAAGCCTTCCCAGGTACTAGGATCATCATTGAAGCAATGACAAGCAGTTCATAATCCCTGTTTGCATTGAAGTCTCATATTACTGCTAGTATCTTAAGTGACATTATTTTAGCAAAGTTGTAGTCTATACTGTATGTGTATGTTATAAAAATGttagctattttaaaatgtttgcacaccaaattttaaatgcagattggataaatgtatttttctccttcagaggCAACTGTTTCATTGTAAAAGAATAAAGGTTATGCATGTCGTTGTAAAATAGGATGAACTTATGCAACCGAGCGGGATGTTTGTTCTCCTATTCCCATAGTAAGagttatttttacagaatatCATTGATAAGTCTGGGAGTTAATTGAAGCTATTTTGTGTCTTTACTATCTGAAAGATGATTTAGTAACTCTAATTCACCACTATAATGATACACTATCCACAAGAAACATCAAAATGATGAGTTATAGCTGGCTATATTTGTACATGTTGGGCTGGTACTGTATATGAGATATCAACAGGATAGAAGCAAGACttgaaaaatagagaaatgatTTGTGTGGGCCTGCCTTGGCAGACTAGTCTGGAATCTGAGCTTTAACTTGAAAGTTTAATAATGAAAGTGAATTCAACTTACTGGGagttacaaatatttaattattttcaatttgaaaATCCTATATATTGACACTGAAATAGTGGAGAGCTCTGAAGTTAAATCTCATGTTAGATATAGACCACTGTTATGTCTAAGATTTATAGTGAAAAGTTTAACTCTGCATTCTTCGGTCAGTAAATGTGAGTAGTCATCTGTGGCTTATTGATAGTTAAGCCAACgcttgcttttaattttccttttctacatgctggtagaaaaaaatagtaagaattTACAGATTAACAATAGGAATATCAGCTATGTGTACATTAGAAAACATGCATAGGtgtatataaaacaaacaatttatCACTTAGTGTGTCAGGAATCTATGTATACATATACCAGTGTACAATCCTGACTTGTATCAAGCATATGGGAGCAAATAACACAGATTTAATACTAGTAAGACTACCTTTTTTTTATCCAACTTTACCACAGCAGCAACTGAGTCCAACTTCTGTCTTGTATCGTGATCTTTTCCAGCAATTTATGTGAAGGAAGACACTTCGCTTTCCTGTAGACCCAGCTGTGACAGCAACAAAGCAAAAGTAGATATTAAAAGCTGACACTGTTCAAGCATATATGTGATGTTTGAAGAGAACTTGGGGGAGAATTCCTGGTATCCAGGGCCACTTGTTCTCCATCATTTTCATGGCTAAATAATTCACTAGGTATATTATACTATCTTTTGTCTCAGCTgtattctgtaaagaaaaaaagcttttcttttcttttcttttcttttcttttcttttcttttcttttcttttcttttcttttcttttcttttcttttcttttcttttcttttcttttcttttcttttcttttcctttcctttcctttcctttcctttcctttcctttcctttcctttcctttcctttcctttcctttcctttcctttcctttcctttcctttcctttcctttcctttcctttccttaatcttttctttttttttctcccagaataTGAGTTAAATGTGTACTTCTATAGAGCTTTTTCCTGAGTTTTCAGGCAGTCTGAGTGCTGACGCTTGAACTATCCTGTTAATTTtgacaaaatgttaaaacaacAATTCAACCTTTaatgctgtcactgttgaatGCTTGAACAGTTGAATGGGTATTTCTACTTAATGACCTAATTTAATGTCTGATCAACTGTATTTCTGccactaaatgaaaaataaaaagattattcATCATTTTGCAGGTTGAGATGTCATTAAAGGTGTTCTAATTTCTACAAGCAATTCGCATTCAGGgattggaaaaaaattatttgtgtgtAAAAACATTTCACACTTGTCTAGATGCATTATgggatatttattttcctttgaagcaTGTTGTAAGGCCGTTGTTAATGAAACCATGGCCTGATCCCTTATGATAACTTTGTTTGGGGaatgcagaaataattacatAACTAGAATCCTGAATCCTAGTAAAGTATTTATCTCATGGAGctttattcatttcttcttgccttttttttttttctttttcttccccagctgtAGGTAATTTTCAGGTGGTGGATGATCTCTCCGGAATAAATTTTGTGAGTCAAAACCTGGAGAAATTAAAGAATCCCAGGAGCATTTTTTGAGTGATTCATCTCTTCATAgtaagataataaaaataattacaaatttgCTGTGGCATATAATGGAATAATCTAGCAATAAGGATCTGTAATAACTTTAATGAAAGATGTGATTGCTTTGGCTAACAGGCTTTTGTATGTGAATTCATTAATATAGATTAATGGAGGAAGcgcagaaaaacaaaaagacataaCAGTAactttaaatacagaataaatccTAGCAACACTGATAGTTTCATTAAAGAACAAATGACAGAGATATTAGCAACAAAAATAGgccagaaagaaacatttttattgttaataGCTAGGTAGCTCCTTATAGTGCTCTGTGCCAGCATGCTTATTCATATGGCCATGTCTCGAGCTACATGGATTCCCAAGCTGTTCTACACCGAGTGCAACGGGTGTTAGATGAGCTTAGGAATATACAGCCAAATATAGAAAGGCGGTGGGGATGCTACTAAATAAACctcaaaatgtaaatgtatagAGCTGTTTTCCAAAGCCTGGAAACCAGAAAGATAATAGAAAAGTCTCTGTTGATGGGATTATTCAGAGGTTTTGTATCCTACAGGAAGTATTGAAAGCCacagctgtttttccttcctaacAATtagttatttcttcctttttctaaaattgcatttaaaattatgcATGGAGATTTCCCATTGGTTTTTAGTaaaattttaacataaaatacagatattttattttgttcagctGCTGTATTGTCATATTGATATTACTTCCAACCATAGCTGTTGCCATTCCATACAATCAGCTATTTTTACAGCTCCTTTTTGACTCCTGCTAGGGGAGTTAACCTGTTCCTCATCTGAGTATTcacagatgtatttatttatttatttattttgagaaaatctgttttgttttgttttttaagtttaaattatttctagTGGGGTTAGGAAGAATAGACACCATGGAAATGGAACATTTAATCAATATCCTATACAAGCATTTGAAGTATCCAATggaaaatttaagaaataaacattcTAGAATGAACATTCACAGTCTAGTAAACTTATATCAACTAGTAATACAACTATACGTATCcatctttgttttgatttttgtttcctttttggaTAGTGAAGTTCAAGATACCGTATTTCATCTCATAATCTCAATAAAGCAAGAGATAAGAGCAAGATTTTGTGTATGCCTAGATTTTCATTATGGTTttacaaggaaggaaaattaattcGTGGTAGTGTAGGCCAAGAGAAGAGAGATCTAAATTTCTGGGTGAATGAACAAAGAGTACAAGTCGTCAAGTAGTATGCAGCACTCTTAGGATAAAAATCTTACAGAAAACCTGGAGTTCTGGAGTAACTTTCATTATTAGGTCTACAGTAATTGGCAGACGCGTATATAAGTCAATATAAATACagctaaatatatttctaaaatagcCAAGCTATGTCacattattaaaatttatttcaaagcaagTTGATAAATTAGATAAACGATCTGAAGAAACTGTTAAATTCAAAACAACAAGTTCCAAGGCGgaaactgaagcagaaataatCAACTGTATGCATGCAGGATGGGAAGAAGCTCATTAAGTAGCAGATCCATAGAAAAAGAATTTGGTGTTGTACTGGATCACGATGTGaataagtcaaaaaaaaatgtcatgtcaCTATGGAGGATGATGGTCTTCAATTTTATGTTACTGGTTTTATGCAAGATAAGAAGCATAACTGGAGGGACTTCTCATGTCAGAGCCATCATTTTCCCCACAGCATGCAGCTAAAgtaatttttcagttcttttagTAACATCCTCTTGCATAAATAGCACAgattttatgtaaatatatacatatctatGTGGACAAGTGGGCAAAATGGATCTGGGCAAGTTTCAGTtcagttttcctgctgttttaaTGTTTCTCAGTTGAAATGAGTTTGCTCTATGTACGGGGGGTgttattgattttgttggttgggttttttttaCATGTTGTTTTAACAATAGACACGTTTTACTGCATAAGCTGTAGATACTGATAACTCTCAATATGAACTGGAAATGTTATCTATTGCTAATATTTACTTTTAGATATTATGTGCTCTTTTTTCtagaaaacaaccaaaaaattagagctgatttttttattattattattgtttatgtGAATAATGTGAGATTATTGGGAAGAAATTTCAGGCTTTTACAAATCTGTTGTctcttgggattttttttttaatcacagttcAAATTACTGTAGTTTGGTGCCAAGGTTCTGGAACATGTCCTCAATCTGTGCCGGGGTAAATACGACTTCCTGGATCGGCTTCCTGTCCCATTGCTCCAGGACATCATTTCCTTTCTGGAACTTGAAAATATTGCCAGACTTTCTCAAGTTTCATGCAGATTTGAAatggtaaatatatatatatatataatgtatatttttttatatatatgtacacacacacacatagatatataaatatattttaaaatttttgccTTGTTATGCAGtatgttgtttttgttacaTCTCATATTACTGTAATCATCAATCTGTCTACTTTACTTTAAGTTTGTGACAATGCAATAATCATCTGTACACAAACAACTAAacatgaagaatgaaaactaGATCTTAGGCTGTTAGAGAAATGGCACTTATCCTGCAGGCTTTTTGTTATATGTAATGAATGCAACAAACCAGGAAATATCATTGTAATTCATGGTTGGATGTTATGCACAACTTCCAGGATTaagtatttgaaatgtaaaagcTATGCTTTGTATTACGGTTTGTATCACTGTAGTGTCTATGAACTCGAACCACAGACCAGGATTCCCTTATGCTAGACTCATTAACAAACAACAAATTATTGCTATTGCTAGAGAGCTTACATTTTAAACCTTTAGCAAAAGACCTAAAATTCTGAATAAATACAGGAACACAaggaaagagaatttttttcAAGAGTTTTATAGACCTTGCATGAAGGAGCTTTAAGAAGtgcaagaggagaaagaaatgactTTGTGCTTGCTAGCTTGCTTGGAATCTACTTCCAAGTATCAGGAGAGTATGGGAAATAGTACAAACATGCTGAATTGGAAATTTGAATGGCAAACAACAGAGGTTGTTGCTATTGGCTCATTGGAGCTACAGGTAGACTCTCAATGCTGAATGAGGGAGAGCAAATAGGGGAAGAGAGGCTGGAAGTCCCAAAAGAATGAGAAACAATTTGTtggtggaaaaagagaaaaatcatagGACGACATAGGCTGGGTTGGAATGGTCTTTGAGAGGTCACTCTTTCCAACTTCTTGCTCAGTGCAGCAACAGGTAATTGGAAGGATGGAAAGATAATGTATTTAGAGCCACAATCTAGGAAGATTATTTTTGCAGCTCTGAATGTCTCAAAATTGCATTTAAGcatattaaagagaaaaataacttgaTTCTTATCCCCAGGGGTGCTGTAGGAACCTAGAATGAAGCCTGTCAAGTTATGGGTTTTACAGTTACTGAAAGCACAAGTAATGGTGAGACCTTAGGAGGAAGATAAAAAACAGGTTTAGTCATCTTGAAACTGATGTGACAGCTAGATGCTCCTGGAGAGGCTTCAGAGAGACAGATTAACCTTTTA is a genomic window containing:
- the FBXO36 gene encoding LOW QUALITY PROTEIN: F-box only protein 36 (The sequence of the model RefSeq protein was modified relative to this genomic sequence to represent the inferred CDS: inserted 2 bases in 1 codon; substituted 2 bases at 2 genomic stop codons) — protein: MTVNNTVKGMATDGDCRQEKLYGWEVSKEQADISGRKCNVIFRWWMXSLRNKFCESKPGEIKESQEHFLSDSSLHMGLGRIDTMEMEHLINILYKHLKYPMENLRNKHSRMNIHSLFGAKVLEHVLNLCRGKYDFLDRLPVPLLQDIISFLELENIARLSQVSCRFEMNLYDTITPETKDLALEMGWKHFFSTTRIQLRLQLXRRQKQDAXNQETE